In Leopardus geoffroyi isolate Oge1 chromosome D1, O.geoffroyi_Oge1_pat1.0, whole genome shotgun sequence, a single window of DNA contains:
- the TSPAN4 gene encoding tetraspanin-4 isoform X1 gives MARGCLQGVKFLMFAFNLLFWLGGCGILGVGIWLAATQGNFATLSSSFPSLSAANLLIVTGTFVMAIGFVGCIGAIKENKCLLLTFFVLLLLVFLLEATITILFFAYTDKIDRYAQRDLKKGLHLYGTPGNVGLTNAWSIIQTDFRCCGVSNYTDWFEVYNATRVPDSCCLEFSDSCGLHAPGTWWKAPCYETVKMWLQENLLAVGIFGLCTALVQILGLTFAMTMYCQVVKADTYCA, from the exons CTGGGGGGCTGCGGCATCCTCGGGGTTGGCATCTGGCTGGCTGCCACGCAGGGGAACTTTGCtaccctgtcctcctccttcccGTCCCTGTCGGCTGCCAACCTGCTCATCGTGACCGGCACCTTCGTCATGGCCATCGGCTTCGTGGGCTGCATCGGGGCCATCAAGGAGAACAAGTGTCTGCTGCTCACC TTCtttgtgctgctgctgctggtgttcCTGCTGGAGGCCACCATCACCATCCTCTTCTTCGCCTACACTGACAAG ATCGACAGGTACGCCCAGCGAGACCTTAAGAAGGGTCTGCACCTGTATGGCACCCCAGGAAACGTGGGCCTCACTAATGCCTGGAGCATCATCCAGACCGAT TTCCGCTGCTGTGGGGTCTCCAACTACACCGACTGGTTCGAGGTCTATAATGCCACCCGTGTGCCCGACTCCTGCTGCCTGGAGTTCAGTGACAGCTGTGGACTCCACGCACCTGGCACCTGGTGGAAGGCG ccGTGTTACGAGACCGTGAAGATGTGGCTCCAGGAGAACCTCCTGGCTGTGGGGATCTTCGGGCTGTGCACGGCACTGGTACAG ATCCTGGGTCTGACCTTCGCCATGACCATGTACTGCCAGGTGGTGAAGGCTGATACCTACTGTGCGTAG
- the TSPAN4 gene encoding tetraspanin-4 isoform X2 produces MARGCLQGVKFLMFAFNLLFWLGGCGILGVGIWLAATQGNFATLSSSFPSLSAANLLIVTGTFVMAIGFVGCIGAIKENKCLLLTIDRYAQRDLKKGLHLYGTPGNVGLTNAWSIIQTDFRCCGVSNYTDWFEVYNATRVPDSCCLEFSDSCGLHAPGTWWKAPCYETVKMWLQENLLAVGIFGLCTALVQILGLTFAMTMYCQVVKADTYCA; encoded by the exons CTGGGGGGCTGCGGCATCCTCGGGGTTGGCATCTGGCTGGCTGCCACGCAGGGGAACTTTGCtaccctgtcctcctccttcccGTCCCTGTCGGCTGCCAACCTGCTCATCGTGACCGGCACCTTCGTCATGGCCATCGGCTTCGTGGGCTGCATCGGGGCCATCAAGGAGAACAAGTGTCTGCTGCTCACC ATCGACAGGTACGCCCAGCGAGACCTTAAGAAGGGTCTGCACCTGTATGGCACCCCAGGAAACGTGGGCCTCACTAATGCCTGGAGCATCATCCAGACCGAT TTCCGCTGCTGTGGGGTCTCCAACTACACCGACTGGTTCGAGGTCTATAATGCCACCCGTGTGCCCGACTCCTGCTGCCTGGAGTTCAGTGACAGCTGTGGACTCCACGCACCTGGCACCTGGTGGAAGGCG ccGTGTTACGAGACCGTGAAGATGTGGCTCCAGGAGAACCTCCTGGCTGTGGGGATCTTCGGGCTGTGCACGGCACTGGTACAG ATCCTGGGTCTGACCTTCGCCATGACCATGTACTGCCAGGTGGTGAAGGCTGATACCTACTGTGCGTAG